Sequence from the Guyparkeria hydrothermalis genome:
CGACACCCTGTGCGACCTGAAGGACACCGAGCGCTTCCCGGCGCTGGCGCGCATCCACGCCGCGCGCGGTACCGAAGCCTTGCTGTCGCCGGCAGCCGCCGCCGAACGCCTTCTCGAGGCACTGCCGGCCCTGAAGGATTTCGAGAGCGGCAGCTTCGTCGACGTCCGCCAGATCCTTGCTCCCGAGGAATACGAGGAACTGATGGCCGCCCGCAATCGGCCGGGCCGCTGACCCGCCCGCCCAATCGAACAGACAGCAAAAAGCCCCGCCGGTAATGCCGACGGGGCTTTCTCGTTTATGGCGGAGAGAGAGGGATTCGAACCCTCGAAGGGGCTATAAACCCCTTACTCCCTTAGCAGGGGAGCGCCTTCAGCCACTCGGCCACCTCTCCTTTCAAGAGCGCCGCATGGTAGCGGCTTTGACAGCAAGAATCAACGGCCCGACAGGACCTGACCACCCGCCTTTGCGGCGGGCGGGGAAGAGCAGGATTCAACCGTTATCCCCGGGAGGGGGGGGGGGGGGCGGTCAAAACCGACACGGCTCCGAACCGATCAGCTCGAGGCGCTACCCTCGTCGCCTTCATCGGTCTCGCTCTTGATGCGCTGATAGATCTCCTCGCGATGCACGGCGACATCCTTGGGCGCATCAATACCGATTCGGACCTGGTTTCCCTTAATGCCGAGCACCGTGATGGCGACGTCGTCACCGATGCGCAGCACCTCACCAATTCGGCGGGTCAAAATCAACATATCTGGTCAGCCTCTGTGTTTTACGCCCCCGCATGTTTCCGTTGGGGGCCTTGCCGGATATTAGCCTGTGAGCTGGCAATCAGCTCAGAGACACCTCGGGGGTGTCCAGCTCGAAGGCATCGTGCAGGGCACGCACCGCGAGTTCCAGGTACTTGTCGTCGATCACCACGGAGATTTTGATCTCGGAGGTGGCGATCATGCGGATATTGATCTTCTCCTCGGCCAGCACCCGGAACATCTTCGACGCAATGCCGGCGTGCGAGCGCATGCCCACGCCCACCAGCGAGATCTTGACGATGTTGTGGTTGCCGGAAACCTCGCGCGCGCCAAGCTCGTCGGCGGTGGCACGCATCAGTTCGAGGGCCTTGTCGAAGTCGTTGCGATGAACCGTGAAGGTGAAATCGGTGGTCTCGTCGGCACCGATGTTCTGCAGGATCATGTCGACTTCGATGTTGGCGTCACCGATCGGGCCGAGGATCTTGTAGGCGATCCCCGGGCTGTCCGGCACGCCCTTGATAGTGAGCTGGGCCTCGTCCTTGTGGAACGCGATCCCGGAAATTACTGGTTCTTCCACGCCGTCTTCCTCCAGGGTAATCAGGGTGCCGGGGCCATCCTGGAACGAGGACAGCACCCGCATAGGCACGTTGTACTTGCCGGCGAACTCCACCGAGCGGATCTGCAGGACCTTCGAGCCCAGGCTGGCCATTTCCAGCATTTCCTCGAAAGTGATCCGGTCGAGACGGCGCGCCTTGGGCACGACCCGCGGGTCGGTAGTGTAGACGCCGTCGACGTCGGTGTAGATCTGGCACTCGTCGGCCTTGAGCGCCGCAGCCAGGGCCACCGCGGAGGTGTCGGAACCACCCCGACCGAGGGTGGTGATCTGGCCGTGCTCGTCCACGCCCTGGAAGCCGGCGACCACCACGACGCGACCAGCATCGAGATCGCCACGAATGGTGTCGGTGTCGATCGACTGGATACGCGCCTTGGTGTGCGTGCTGTCGGTGAGGATCCGCACCTGCGCGCCGGTGTATGACCGGGCATCCTGACCGCGCGCCTGCAGGGCCATGGACAGCAGCGCGATCGTCACTTGCTCGCCGGTCGCGACCAGCGTGTCCAGCTCGCGCGGGGTCGGATCGGCCTGGATCTCGTTGGCCATGCCGATCAGACGGTTGGTCTCGCCGCTCATCGCCGAGACCACCACGACGACCGAGTCGCCTTTTTCGGCGGCCCGCTGCACTCGCTCGGCAACCGCCTGGATACGTTCGACGCTACCGACCGAGGTACCGCCGTATTTCTGAACGATTAACGCCATATGGTTTCCTTAGCACCCGAATGCCGGTGCCAGCTCCTTGTCGCTGACGTGATTAAAGTCAAAGCAGCCGGGCAGTATAAACGGCCGGAAAAACTTTTTCACCCGTCAACCGGCCCTATCCCTTGACACGCGGGCGGCCGCCGGGTTCACCCCAGCTGCTCGGCAACCCACTGACGGGCCGCCGACAGGGCCTCGTCCAACCGCTCGGGCTGGCTGCCACCGGCCTGGGCCATGTCCGGCCGTCCACCGCCCTTGCCACCGACCTCGGCGGCGGCGACGTTGACCCAGTCGCCGGCCTTGAAGGTCTTGGTCAGGTCCTTGGACAGACCGGCCACCAGGCGCACCTTGCCCTCGTCGACGGTGCCGAGCAGGATCGCGGCGGTGCCAAGCTTGTCGCGCAACTTGTCCATGCTCTCGCGCAGCGTGCCGGCATCCGCGCCCGGCAGCGCGGCGACCAGCACCTTGGCCGAGCCGATGGTCTCGGCACTGTCGGCCAGCTCATCGCCACTGGCGGAGGCCAGCTCAGCCTTGATCCGGGCCAGTTCGCGCTCCAGCTGGCGCGAACGCTCCAGCATCTGAGCGACCCGCTCGGCCGCCTCGGTTTTCGGTCCA
This genomic interval carries:
- the csrA gene encoding carbon storage regulator CsrA — translated: MLILTRRIGEVLRIGDDVAITVLGIKGNQVRIGIDAPKDVAVHREEIYQRIKSETDEGDEGSASS
- a CDS encoding aspartate kinase gives rise to the protein MALIVQKYGGTSVGSVERIQAVAERVQRAAEKGDSVVVVVSAMSGETNRLIGMANEIQADPTPRELDTLVATGEQVTIALLSMALQARGQDARSYTGAQVRILTDSTHTKARIQSIDTDTIRGDLDAGRVVVVAGFQGVDEHGQITTLGRGGSDTSAVALAAALKADECQIYTDVDGVYTTDPRVVPKARRLDRITFEEMLEMASLGSKVLQIRSVEFAGKYNVPMRVLSSFQDGPGTLITLEEDGVEEPVISGIAFHKDEAQLTIKGVPDSPGIAYKILGPIGDANIEVDMILQNIGADETTDFTFTVHRNDFDKALELMRATADELGAREVSGNHNIVKISLVGVGMRSHAGIASKMFRVLAEEKINIRMIATSEIKISVVIDDKYLELAVRALHDAFELDTPEVSLS